A window from Acidobacteriota bacterium encodes these proteins:
- a CDS encoding NAD-dependent isocitrate dehydrogenase: protein MAHRVTLIPGDGIGPEVSAAVVRIIAAAGVDIEWEEHHAGVTAVAQTGSTLPQSLLDSVIANKVALKGPVTTPVGEGFTSVNVGLRKALDLYANLRPVTNLPGVPSRFQGVDMVIVRENTEDLYAGLENEIVPGVVAGLKVITATASERIARFAFEYAGQNGRRKVTSIHKANIMKQADGLFLRSARAVAKEFPGVQYDEKIVDNACMQLVMRPEQFDILLLPNLYGDIVSDLAAGLVGGLGVVPGANLGKHAAVFEAVHGSAPDIAGQDKANPTALLLSGLMLLRHIGERSSADVIFGAVSRVLAAGTTLTGDLGGTASTTAFTDAVIREIQSTRNA, encoded by the coding sequence ATGGCTCATCGCGTCACGCTCATTCCCGGAGACGGTATCGGCCCAGAGGTCAGCGCGGCTGTCGTGCGCATCATCGCGGCGGCAGGCGTCGACATCGAATGGGAGGAGCACCACGCCGGTGTGACGGCCGTGGCGCAAACGGGCAGCACGCTGCCGCAGTCGCTCCTCGACTCGGTGATCGCCAACAAGGTCGCGTTGAAGGGCCCCGTGACGACGCCGGTCGGCGAAGGCTTCACGAGCGTGAACGTCGGCCTGCGGAAGGCCCTCGATCTCTACGCCAACCTCAGGCCCGTGACCAACCTCCCCGGCGTCCCGTCACGCTTCCAGGGTGTGGACATGGTCATCGTCCGCGAGAACACGGAAGACCTGTACGCCGGCCTCGAGAACGAGATCGTGCCGGGCGTGGTGGCGGGGTTGAAGGTGATCACCGCGACGGCGAGCGAGCGCATCGCGCGGTTCGCGTTCGAGTACGCGGGGCAGAACGGCCGCCGCAAGGTGACGTCGATCCACAAGGCCAACATCATGAAGCAGGCCGACGGCCTGTTCCTGCGGTCGGCACGCGCGGTGGCCAAGGAGTTTCCGGGCGTGCAGTACGACGAGAAGATCGTCGACAACGCCTGCATGCAGCTCGTGATGCGGCCCGAACAGTTCGACATCCTGCTGCTGCCGAATCTGTACGGCGACATCGTGTCCGACCTGGCGGCTGGCCTTGTCGGCGGCCTGGGTGTGGTGCCGGGTGCGAACCTCGGCAAGCACGCCGCGGTGTTCGAAGCCGTGCACGGCAGTGCACCCGACATCGCCGGTCAGGACAAGGCGAATCCGACAGCGCTGTTGCTGTCGGGGCTGATGTTGTTGCGCCACATCGGCGAGCGGTCGTCGGCCGACGTGATCTTCGGCGCCGTGAGCCGCGTTCTCGCCGCAGGCACCACGCTGACAGGCGACCTCGGCGGCACCGCGTCGACGACGGCGTTCACCGACGCCGTGATTCGCGAGATTCAGAGCACACGAAACGCCTGA
- a CDS encoding DUF255 domain-containing protein: MPDVDWHPWHTAAFLDAQRRRRPVLLLLETAWSPACARVRADVLSHHEVVQAVADTMVAVRVDADRRPDIADRYGLGHWPSLLILTPDGHILTGGTHPDASLAARIRAVADSFARTPHARETAPALIDEILPIDDVALTARIAEAVAAGDETRTVEPTPGSAPLAGVALFALARAAVAQDDAWARRSAAAIDALDDVRSGPEGRPYPHTRGVLACVPADGDWPAVARLEDQAEWTRVLARAVRMHPVQEWIDGLESLVRGLRAFRRDDGHWQPWLGANGPVLVDASARACRALIAAGEVLERHELVREAIDSVDVLASAAYARAAGVAHVLEGGRARGPMLLDDAMLLGHALLDGDAWRDNDVYRDLAEEIARTTLVRLQGTSGALVDRVAALAGAGQVGRLAEPHHPLTGNAEAARLLLRLFPDDDQARADARRLLRGVSADAALAGVFGAPVGLAWEALAPAGAITAAW; the protein is encoded by the coding sequence GTGCCCGACGTGGACTGGCACCCGTGGCACACAGCCGCCTTCCTCGACGCACAGCGCCGCCGGAGGCCCGTCCTGCTGCTCCTCGAGACAGCCTGGTCGCCTGCCTGCGCTCGCGTCAGAGCCGATGTGCTGTCGCACCACGAGGTCGTGCAGGCGGTCGCCGACACCATGGTGGCCGTGCGCGTGGACGCCGATCGCCGGCCAGACATCGCCGACAGGTACGGCCTCGGCCACTGGCCGTCGCTCCTGATCCTCACGCCGGACGGCCACATCCTCACGGGAGGTACGCACCCCGACGCGTCGCTTGCCGCGCGCATCAGGGCCGTCGCCGACTCCTTCGCGCGCACGCCTCACGCACGCGAGACGGCACCGGCGCTCATCGACGAGATCCTGCCGATCGACGACGTGGCGTTGACTGCCCGCATCGCGGAGGCCGTGGCTGCCGGCGACGAGACGCGGACCGTCGAGCCGACACCTGGCAGTGCGCCGTTGGCAGGCGTCGCGCTCTTCGCGCTCGCGCGCGCGGCCGTCGCGCAGGACGATGCGTGGGCGCGTCGTTCAGCGGCGGCGATCGACGCGCTCGACGACGTGCGGTCGGGCCCGGAGGGTCGACCCTACCCGCACACGCGCGGTGTGCTCGCGTGCGTGCCCGCCGACGGCGACTGGCCGGCAGTTGCGCGACTGGAGGATCAGGCCGAGTGGACGCGCGTGCTTGCGCGCGCCGTGCGGATGCACCCCGTGCAGGAGTGGATCGATGGCCTGGAATCGCTCGTGCGAGGCCTTCGTGCCTTCCGCCGCGACGATGGGCACTGGCAGCCGTGGCTCGGTGCGAACGGTCCGGTGTTGGTCGACGCATCGGCGCGCGCCTGTCGTGCGCTCATCGCCGCCGGTGAAGTCCTCGAACGCCACGAGTTGGTTCGCGAGGCCATCGACTCGGTCGACGTGCTCGCCTCGGCCGCGTACGCGCGCGCGGCAGGCGTGGCGCACGTGCTCGAAGGCGGGCGGGCGCGCGGCCCGATGCTGCTGGATGATGCGATGCTGCTCGGGCATGCGCTGCTCGACGGCGACGCGTGGCGCGACAACGACGTGTATCGCGATCTCGCGGAGGAGATCGCACGCACGACGCTGGTGCGTCTGCAGGGGACGTCGGGCGCACTCGTGGACCGCGTGGCGGCGCTGGCGGGTGCCGGGCAGGTCGGCCGTCTCGCCGAGCCGCACCATCCACTGACGGGCAACGCCGAGGCCGCACGCCTCCTTCTGCGACTGTTCCCTGACGATGACCAGGCACGGGCGGATGCGCGTCGCCTCCTGCGTGGCGTGAGCGCCGACGCGGCGTTGGCGGGCGTGTTCGGCGCGCCTGTCGGGCTTGCGTGGGAAGCCCTGGCACCGGCCGGCGCCATCACTGCCGCGTGGTAG